From one Candidatus Omnitrophota bacterium genomic stretch:
- a CDS encoding NTP transferase domain-containing protein has product MKDTIAIVLAAGRGTRMNSRTPKVLHDILGKPMIHHVLDSVRQAGVNDIVVIAGHGSALLKRSLPDARVLVQKELLGSGDAVNTARKALGRYTGDLLVVCGDTPLLRGDTLRELIRTRKSSGASAVVLTTDLKDPTGYGRIVRDENGAVIKIIEELEAGLYEKVIEEINVGSYCFRAEDLFDALTGVKPDNDKKEYFLTDVIAVMNRKKKTVKALKTDDTDEAIGVNTKNDLAEATRIMKGRVMSELMLGGVTIYDPSSTTIYPGVRIGADTVIYPNTIIESDVEIGKNASIGPFARLRPGVRLEDNVEVGNFVELVRTEIGEGTKVKHHTYLGDAKVGKNVNIGAGTITANFDGSKKQRTVIGDGAFLGIGTRLIAPVRIGSHAVTGAGSVVPKNRDVPSGATVVGVPARILGIAKKKRVRR; this is encoded by the coding sequence TTGAAAGATACGATCGCCATAGTCCTTGCGGCAGGACGGGGCACCAGGATGAATTCCCGGACGCCCAAGGTGCTTCACGATATCCTCGGTAAGCCGATGATACACCATGTCCTCGATAGCGTGAGACAGGCGGGGGTAAACGACATAGTGGTCATCGCCGGCCACGGGAGCGCACTTTTAAAGAGATCGCTGCCGGATGCCAGGGTGCTCGTGCAGAAGGAACTGCTCGGGAGCGGCGATGCCGTGAATACGGCGCGCAAGGCGCTCGGTCGCTACACCGGTGATCTCCTGGTGGTGTGCGGAGATACGCCTCTTCTCAGGGGCGATACCCTGCGGGAACTGATCCGTACACGTAAGAGTTCCGGCGCCTCGGCGGTGGTGCTCACCACAGACCTTAAGGACCCGACGGGTTACGGGAGGATAGTCAGGGACGAGAACGGCGCCGTGATCAAGATCATAGAAGAGTTGGAAGCAGGTCTCTATGAGAAGGTCATAGAGGAGATAAATGTAGGTTCATACTGTTTCAGGGCGGAAGATCTCTTCGATGCCCTTACCGGAGTGAAGCCGGATAACGATAAGAAAGAATACTTCCTCACCGACGTGATCGCGGTCATGAATAGAAAGAAGAAGACGGTGAAGGCGCTGAAGACGGACGATACCGATGAGGCGATAGGGGTGAATACGAAGAACGACCTTGCGGAGGCTACACGGATCATGAAGGGCAGGGTCATGAGCGAACTTATGCTGGGCGGCGTGACCATCTACGATCCGTCTTCGACGACGATATACCCGGGTGTCAGGATAGGCGCAGATACCGTCATATACCCGAACACTATAATAGAATCGGATGTGGAGATCGGGAAGAACGCGTCGATAGGGCCTTTCGCGCGCCTGCGCCCCGGAGTCCGTCTGGAAGATAATGTAGAGGTCGGGAATTTCGTAGAGCTGGTCCGCACCGAGATAGGCGAAGGCACGAAGGTCAAGCACCACACCTATCTCGGCGACGCGAAAGTGGGCAAGAACGTCAATATCGGAGCAGGCACCATAACGGCCAATTTCGACGGCTCAAAGAAGCAGAGGACCGTTATAGGCGACGGCGCTTTCCTTGGGATCGGGACGAGGCTTATAGCCCCGGTCAGGATAGGCAGCCATGCCGTCACCGGCGCAGGGTCTGTCGTGCCTAAGAACAGGGACGTACCGTCCGGCGCTACCGTAGTGGGCGTGCCGGCCAGGATATTGGGCATTGCAAAGAAAAAGAGGGTGAGACGATGA